A part of Nerophis lumbriciformis linkage group LG25, RoL_Nlum_v2.1, whole genome shotgun sequence genomic DNA contains:
- the LOC133622034 gene encoding uncharacterized protein isoform X5, producing the protein MTGLAVAGGADRETLPLPEEVTDNGEETSGSAHTLSPDVPVLTQNTETSPSESSSGYGTYHQSTFAPVTSSLTSRGSRIALLTSLADDSSIGNADGDPASSVGSTPPTSTGTQLPNTHVTELHSLVPLSQQNFTQTDSSRVHSGTDPSFTSDPVSRSTLTQMPQNTHTATTTTQRNIYTHSPDATQWMSGSTWTTRESMTASGDGRTLAGSERVPQERTGTALQTSTDRGTTALTHQNQPSVSSSILDYTTRTPTAGPPDKDSPIEPQVTAEDENVSPSSTTSQTRPSLEIRSASTPRTLSPATIQPPKVYVVPDQSPAIRVESIELLLQIIVEETSSASGPGLEEDTSAWVEPYLQRAPGFSRLQGVWSSGHAVQTLLEFNTRGALQWLAATGRSSLLEQSGLAAAAREGRSFRGSKVVNITLGGVQADVCDWLLQCPAGFRCASPPTSSNFSCPSSCHFDFCHHHGICTHHPGQLPVCRYERSCLVGEDFWFMGSRCDVRMTRARLVGTCLAILLVAVAFICALAFAAVRRYRVALIQAKVDQTRSSYRRFNHFDELSARFWQRSTAGSADSMDNPAFTRSDELLHLRALDRPCCYHDDTLSLASTCTSHATRLNTIYPNSSQYAWRGSEMSVGDGVLDSGKASDLSVCSWPVEPIHWTPFPLLRQLASQRTHPQVRVSRPRSYCEGMELTDLSRSWTA; encoded by the exons ATGACGGGCCTCGCCGTGGCTGGTGGCGCTGATAGGGAAACTCTCCCTCTTCCTGAGGAAGTCACAGACAATGGAGAGGAAACATCTGGCAGCGCTCACACACTCAGTCCTGACGTGCCGGTTCTGACCCAAAACACTGAAACAAGTCCATCTGAAAGCAGCTCCGGGTATGGAACCTACCACCAGTCCACGTTCGCACCTGTCACATCATCCCTCACCAGCAGGGGGAGCAGAATCGCATTATTAACATCACTCGCTGATGACTCAAGCATAGGGAATGCTGATGGTGACCCCGCCTCCTCCGTGGGGTCAACGCCGCCCACTTCCACGGGTACACAATTGCCCAATACCCACGTGACAGAACTGCACTCGCTTGTCCCGTTGTCTCAGCAGAACTTCACCCAGACTGACTCATCCCGTGTCCACAGTGGGACAGACCCGTCTTTCACATCTGACCCGGTTTCACGCTCCACACTGACCCAAATGCCCCAAAATACAcacacagcaacaacaacaacacaaagaaacatttacacacactccCCAGACGCCACGCAGTGGATGTCGGGTTCTACTTGGACCACTAGAGAGAGCATGACAGCTTCCGGAGACGGTCGGACTCTGGCAGGATCAGAACGTGTTCCCCAGGAGAGGACTGGGACAGCACTCCAAACGAGCACGGACCGCGGCACTACGGCCTTAACACATCAGAACCAGCCGTCAGTGTCCTCTTCCATCCTGGACTACACCACCAGAACACCCACTGCAGGTCCCCCCGACAAGGACTCTCCAATCGAGCCCCAGGTCACAGCAGAAGACGAAAACGTGTCTCCGAGTAGCACAACCTCACAAACACGTCCGAGCCTGGAGATCCGGTCTGCTTCTACACCAAGAACGTTGAGCCCCGCCACCATCCAGCCGCCCAAGGTCTACGTGGTGCCGGACCAGTCCCCCGCCAtccgag TGGAGTCCATCGAGTTACTGCTGCAGATCATCGTGGAGGAGACCAGCTCAGCTTCGGGTCCTGGCTTGGAGGAGGACACCAGTGCCTGG GTAGAGCCCTACCTGCAGAGGGCACCTGGCTTCAGCAGGCTGCAGGGAGTGTGGAGCAG CGGTCACGCCGTGCAAACCCTGCTGGAGTTCAACACCAGAGGCGCCCTGCAGTGGCTCGCCGCAACGGGACGCTCTTCGCTACTGGAGCAGAGCGGATTGGCTGCGGCCGCTCGCGAGGGGAGGAGCTTCAGGGGGTCCAAGGTGGTCAACATCACGCTCGGAG GTGTGCAGGCGGACGTCTGTGATTGGCTACTTCAGTGTCCAGCGGGCTTTCGGTGTGCGTCTCCGCCCACTTCCTCCAACTTCAGCTGCCCCTCCTCCTGCCACTTTGACTTCTGCCACCATCACGGCATCTGCACGCACCACCCGGGACAACTTCCTGTGTGTCGGTACGAGCGCAG CTGCCTGGTCGGCGAGGACTTCTGGTTCATGGGCTCCAGGTGCGACGTGAGGATGACGCGGGCGCGCCTCGTCGGAACGTGTCTGGCCATCCTGCTGGTGGCGGTGGCGTTCATCTGCGCTCTGGCCTTCGCGGCCGTGAGACGCTACCGAGTCGCTCTGATCCAGGCCAAGGTGGACCAGACCAGGAGCAG CTACCGCAGGTTCAACCACTTTGACGAGCTCTCAGCTCGATTCTGGCAGCGCTCCACGGCGGGCTCGGCCGACTCCATGGACAACCCTGCGTTCACGCGCTCCGACGAGCTGCTGCACCTGCGGGCCCTGGACCGGCCCTGCTGTTACCATGACGACACGCTGTCGCtggcctccacctgcaccagCCACGCCACGCGCCTCAACACCATCTACCCCAACAG CTCCCAGTACGCTTGGCGCGGCAGCGAGATGAGCGTGGGCGACGGCGTGCTGGACTCAGGGAAGGCCAGCGACCTGTCGGTGTGCAGCTGGCCCGTGGAGCCCATCCACTGGACCCCCTTCCCGCTCCTGCGGCAGCTGGCCTCGCAAAGGACGCACCCG CAGGTGCGCGTGTCCAGGCCGCGCTCGTACTGCGAGGGCATGGAGCTGACGGACCTGAGCCGGAGCTGGACCGCCTGA